One Aegilops tauschii subsp. strangulata cultivar AL8/78 chromosome 7, Aet v6.0, whole genome shotgun sequence genomic window carries:
- the LOC109777548 gene encoding F-box protein At5g07610-like has translation MAAERLADDLLIEILSRIPLRSVCHLKCVSKDWLSLIDHPDHRRKLPQTLAGFFYTRSDNAELPMETEVRLTSVLGKNCPPIDTLFAFLPSHRRIDLLDCCNGLLLSRWYDVSALGDEFCYIVCSPAMKEWVSLPDRSHENKVGIERLGFDLTVSSHFYVFVLLEDVNFNDYLAEVEVYSSETRRWIYKEIDYPAGSTILLFLPFFGQSTALFLNGCLHFYSNGKRSPFFIGVVDTVGETSMNFHIPAHLNKGFIQHSQDCLHYAKFERGEGDVVRRVLYVLDDYDRKEWKLKHSVETSDIFGGTNVTDSDLFAIHPVDFRWVAIHPDYKLIFFTVETDSTLM, from the coding sequence ATGGCGGCCGAGAGACTCGCCGACGACCTGCTCATCGAGATACTGTCGCGCATTCCATTAAGGTCAGTGTGCCACTTGAAGTGCGTCTCCAAGGACTGGCTCAGCCTGATCGACCACCCCGATCACCGCAGGAAGCTCCCTCAAACCCTAGCCGGCTTCTTCTACACTCGGAGCGACAATGCGGAGTTGCCTATGGAAACAGAAGTCCGCTTAACCAGTGTCTTGGGGAAAAACTGCCCTCCGATAGACACCTTATTCGCTTTCCTTCCCAGCCATCGGCGCATCGATCTATTGGACTGCTGCAATGGCCTCCTCCTCTCTCGCTGGTACGACGTTTCGGCTCTTGGTGACGAGTTTTGTTACATCGTGTGCAGTCCTGCCATGAAGGAGTGGGTTTCGTTGCCCGATCGCAGCCATGAAAACAAGGTGGGCATAGAGCGTCTGGGTTTCGATCTGACCGTGTCTTCCCACTTCTATGTGTTTGTGTTACTAGAGGATGTCAACTTTAACGACTACCTTGCTGAAGTGGAAGTGTATTCATCGGAAACTAGGAGATGGATTTACAAGGAAATTGACTACCCAGCAGGAAGCACAATTCTTTTGTTCCTTCCTTTTTTTGGGCAGTCTACCGCTCTCTTCCTCAATGGCTGTTTGCATTTTTACTCCAACGGCAAAAGGTCACCCTTTTTTATAGGTGTGGTGGACACGGTGGGGGAAACATCGATGAATTTCCATATCCCCGCTCATTTGAATAAAGGTTTTATTCAGCACTCACAGGACTGCCTGCATTATGCCAAGTTCGAGAGAGGTGAAGGTGATGTGGTTCGACGAGTACTCTATGTTCTTGATGACTATGACCGCAAAGAGTGGAAATTGAAGCATAGTGTTGAAACTTCAGACATATTTGGAGGGACAAATGTTACTGATTCCGATTTGTTTGCGATTCATCCGGTCGATTTCCGTTGGGTTGCGATTCATCCGGATTATAAATTAATCTTCTTTACTGTGGAGACAGATTCCACATTAATGTGA